The nucleotide sequence ACCTCAGCGTCAATTTTAATACCTGAGCTTATCATAGAATCTATATCAGAACCATGTTCAATTACTATAAGTGCTCCCGTCTTGTCATTTGACATAGCTTGTGCAGCATGTGACACTTCTCTTATCATACTCAAAACGTTTGTATCGCTCTCAGAATCATTTGAAAACCAACCGCTGATTGATGTTTTACCTACTTGGTCAAGAGCACGCCTAAGTTCAGGCTGAAATATAACCACTAATGCAATAACGCCAATCTGTGCACATTTACTAAAGATATACGAGGTAACATGAAGATTAAATAGATAAACCACTTGAATGCCTACGATAATAAGAATAACACCTTTAAGCAGACGTGTTGTATGGCTGTCTCTGATAAACTTTAGTAAAATATATACCAAAACAGCGACAATTACAATATCTACCGCATCGGCAATTCTAAGCAAAGAAATCTGGTCTAATGCCGAGCTAAAGAAATTTGCTAACACAGAATTACCTCCGTTTCTGCCTGCAAAAACTGCAGACAAAATAATTTTTAATATGCCTTACCCCAATACACCATATGTTTAGCCGGTTTCCCACAACAAATACACACGTCACTAAGTTTTTCCTGTTCAAATGGTATGCAGCGTGATGTAGCTGTAGTATCCTCTTTTATTTTAAGCTCGCATTCTTCGTCACCGCACCACATAGCTTTAACAAAGCCGCCTTTTTCTGCTATAATATTTTTAAACTCATCATAAGTAACAGCAGAACTCGTTTTGCTTTCTCTATTTTCGAGAGCGGCGTCAAACATTTGCTGCTGTATCTTATCAAGCAGATTTTGTAATTCTGTTTCAACATTATCCAGCGAAACAAAAGTTTTTTCTCTGTTAACCCGATTAACTAAAACAACCTGATTATTTTCTATATCTTTAGGTCCCATCTCTATTCTGATAGGAACACCTCTCATCTCATATTCACTGAACTTCCATCCAGGAGACTTATCACTGTCATCAAACTCAACTCTAAAACTTTTCTTCAAACGTTCATAAAGCTCAGCTGTTTTTTCAAGAACGCCTTCTTTATGCATTGCTATAGGAATTATAACTGCTTGTATCGGTGCAATTCTAGGCGGAAGTTTTAAGCCTGCATCATCTCCATGAACCATTATAATAGCACCAATTATTCTTGTTGACACTCCCCATGAAGTCTGATGAACATACTGCTGTTCGTTATTCTCGTCAAGGTATTGAATCCCGAATGCTTTTGCAAATCCATCGCCAAAGTTATGACTGGTTCCTGACTGCAAAGCTTTACCATCATGCATCATACTTTCAATTGTAAATGTTTCGGTAGCACCGGCAAACTTTTCCCGTTCAGTTTTCTGTCCTTTAATTACCGGAATTGCTAATTCTTTTTCACAAATATCTGCATAGATATTGAGCATCATTCTAGTACGCTCTTCCGCTTCTGCTTGTGTGGCATGCGCGGTATGACCCTCTTGCCATAAAAATTCTGTGCTTCTCAAAAACGGCCTTGTAGTTTTCTCCCATCTTACTACACTGCACCACTGATTATACAATTTTGGCAAATCTCTATATGAACGTATCACATTTGAATAATGGTCACAAAACAAAGTTTCCGATGTCGGTCTTACGCACAAACGTTCAGGCAGTTCTTCATTTCCGCCATGTGTGACCCAAGCAACTTCTGGAGCAAATCCCTCAACATGATCCTTCTCACGCTGCAAAAGGCTTTCAGGAATAAACATAGGCATAGACACATTTTGAACTCCCGTTTCTTTAAACCTCTTATCCATTATTTTCTGAATATTTTCCCATATAGCATATCCGTAAGGCTGAATAACCATGCATCCTCTGACTCCTGAATAACTGCATAGTTCCGCCTTTTTAATAATATCAGTATACCACTGAGCAAAATCTTCGCTCATTGAAGTTATTTCTTCAACCATTTTCTTTTCTTTTGCCAAAATTACCAGTCCTTCCAAACAATATATTAGGTCAAAATATCTCATTTAAAACTTTCTGTATAAATAGTTTTTAAATAATTTTTTACAATTTAATTTCTAAATGAGCATACTACTATTTAGTATAAATGAAAACGATATTTGTGTCAAGGCTGGTCAAGAATTTTAATATTACAATAATGTTACCATAAGCTATTAGTCACTTTATTATTATCAGTTAATATTGGCATTAAATTATAACTCACCAAAAATGAATTTATGCATAAAATGCAGCGAGGTGATTACTGTGTGCGG is from Monoglobus pectinilyticus and encodes:
- the cdaA gene encoding diadenylate cyclase CdaA — translated: MLANFFSSALDQISLLRIADAVDIVIVAVLVYILLKFIRDSHTTRLLKGVILIIVGIQVVYLFNLHVTSYIFSKCAQIGVIALVVIFQPELRRALDQVGKTSISGWFSNDSESDTNVLSMIREVSHAAQAMSNDKTGALIVIEHGSDIDSMISSGIKIDAEVSSELLINIFVHNTPLHDGAVIIRDNRIALATCVLPLSQNPHITSELGTRHRAGIGISEEADVIVVIVSEETGNISIAYKGLLTRGLNEETMKSRLEELLGSYSKKQNPGMFKNIFTRKER
- the proS gene encoding proline--tRNA ligase; translation: MAKEKKMVEEITSMSEDFAQWYTDIIKKAELCSYSGVRGCMVIQPYGYAIWENIQKIMDKRFKETGVQNVSMPMFIPESLLQREKDHVEGFAPEVAWVTHGGNEELPERLCVRPTSETLFCDHYSNVIRSYRDLPKLYNQWCSVVRWEKTTRPFLRSTEFLWQEGHTAHATQAEAEERTRMMLNIYADICEKELAIPVIKGQKTEREKFAGATETFTIESMMHDGKALQSGTSHNFGDGFAKAFGIQYLDENNEQQYVHQTSWGVSTRIIGAIIMVHGDDAGLKLPPRIAPIQAVIIPIAMHKEGVLEKTAELYERLKKSFRVEFDDSDKSPGWKFSEYEMRGVPIRIEMGPKDIENNQVVLVNRVNREKTFVSLDNVETELQNLLDKIQQQMFDAALENRESKTSSAVTYDEFKNIIAEKGGFVKAMWCGDEECELKIKEDTTATSRCIPFEQEKLSDVCICCGKPAKHMVYWGKAY